From a single Desulfuromonas sp. genomic region:
- the mtnA gene encoding S-methyl-5-thioribose-1-phosphate isomerase encodes MTATCNSSAREFSPIEYSDGVLRMIDQRLLPGEEVWLEYTDFRAVAEAIRTMVVRGATAIGVAAAYGAWFGARDIEAEDFAGFWTKFEEVCDLLAATRPTAVNLFWALERVKSFVRANDNQSVVNLKIGLEYEAIAIAAEDIRTNRAMGKNGAPLLPDGARVLTHCNAGALATGGYGTALGVIRAAVAAGKKIAVIADETRPWPQGARLTAWELQRDGIPVTLICDNMAGYLMSRGEIDCCIVGADRIAANGDVANKIGTYTVAVLAKEHGIPFYVAAPLSTIDMSLPDGSHIPIEERGAAEVTHSGDRQLAPEGIAVRNPAFDITPARLVTAIVTEQGVAKGDLAAGLRALAGQGR; translated from the coding sequence ATGACAGCGACCTGCAATTCTTCCGCAAGAGAGTTCTCGCCGATCGAATACAGCGACGGCGTGCTGCGCATGATCGACCAGCGCCTCCTCCCCGGCGAGGAGGTGTGGCTCGAGTACACCGATTTTCGCGCCGTGGCCGAGGCGATCCGCACCATGGTGGTGCGCGGCGCTACCGCTATCGGCGTGGCCGCGGCCTACGGCGCCTGGTTCGGGGCGCGGGACATCGAAGCAGAGGACTTCGCCGGCTTCTGGACGAAGTTCGAGGAGGTCTGCGACCTGCTGGCCGCCACCCGGCCGACGGCGGTCAACCTCTTCTGGGCCCTGGAGCGGGTCAAGTCCTTTGTCCGGGCCAACGACAACCAGTCGGTGGTCAACCTGAAGATCGGTCTCGAATACGAGGCCATCGCCATTGCCGCTGAGGATATCCGGACCAACCGGGCCATGGGCAAAAACGGCGCGCCTCTTCTCCCTGACGGAGCCCGGGTCCTGACCCACTGCAACGCCGGGGCCCTCGCCACCGGCGGCTACGGCACCGCCCTCGGGGTGATCCGCGCCGCGGTGGCGGCGGGCAAGAAGATCGCCGTGATCGCCGACGAGACCCGCCCCTGGCCCCAGGGGGCCCGGTTGACCGCCTGGGAGCTCCAGCGCGACGGGATTCCCGTGACCCTCATCTGCGACAACATGGCCGGCTACCTCATGAGCCGGGGAGAGATCGACTGCTGCATCGTCGGCGCCGACCGCATCGCCGCCAACGGCGACGTGGCCAACAAGATCGGCACCTATACCGTGGCGGTCCTGGCAAAAGAGCACGGCATCCCCTTCTACGTCGCCGCGCCCCTCTCCACGATCGATATGTCCCTGCCCGACGGCTCCCATATCCCCATCGAGGAGCGCGGCGCCGCTGAGGTCACCCACAGCGGCGACAGGCAGCTCGCTCCCGAGGGGATCGCGGTGCGCAATCCCGCCTTC
- the gatB gene encoding Asp-tRNA(Asn)/Glu-tRNA(Gln) amidotransferase subunit GatB, which translates to MNSKYEVVIGLEVHVQLTTATKIFCGCSTAFGGEPNSQTCPVCLGLPGALPVLNEKVVEYAIRTGLATGCAIAPRSIFARKNYFYPDLPKGYQISQFELPICEHGRLDIETEKGGAKTVGITRIHMEEDAGKLVHGDSPDTAGHSFADLNRACTPLLEIVSEPDMRSADEAIAYLKKLHQIVVYLGVCDGSMEQGSFRCDANVSIRPWNQKELGTRAELKNINSFRFIKQAIEYEVERQAEILDEGGRVIQETRLFDSSNGTTRSMRGKEEAHDYRYFPDPDLVPLVVSEEWIERVRGELPELPEAKLERFVREYGLPRYDAEVLCADRAVADYFDAVVERHANPKACANWVMGEVKRRLNEEAIAISSAPVSAPLLAGLLARIDDNTISGKIAKTVFEEMWKSGEEADAIIEEKGLKQVTDTGAIETIVDAVIAANPSQVEQFRGGKEKLIGFFVGQVMKESRGKANPGTVNELLMKKLKG; encoded by the coding sequence ATGAATTCCAAATACGAAGTCGTCATCGGCCTGGAGGTCCACGTCCAGCTCACCACCGCCACCAAGATCTTCTGCGGCTGCTCCACGGCCTTCGGCGGCGAACCGAACAGCCAGACCTGCCCGGTCTGCCTCGGCCTGCCCGGCGCCCTGCCGGTGCTCAATGAGAAGGTCGTCGAATACGCCATCCGCACCGGCCTGGCCACGGGCTGCGCCATCGCCCCCCGCTCCATCTTCGCCCGCAAGAACTACTTCTACCCCGACCTGCCCAAGGGCTACCAGATCTCCCAGTTCGAGCTTCCGATCTGCGAGCACGGCCGCCTGGATATCGAGACGGAGAAGGGCGGGGCCAAGACCGTCGGCATCACCCGCATCCACATGGAGGAGGACGCCGGCAAGCTGGTCCACGGCGACTCCCCGGATACGGCGGGGCACTCTTTCGCCGACCTCAACCGGGCCTGCACCCCCCTGCTGGAGATCGTCTCCGAGCCGGACATGCGCTCGGCCGACGAGGCCATCGCCTACCTCAAGAAGCTGCACCAGATCGTCGTCTACCTCGGGGTCTGCGACGGCAGCATGGAGCAGGGCTCCTTCCGCTGCGACGCCAACGTCTCGATCCGCCCCTGGAATCAGAAGGAGCTCGGCACCCGGGCCGAACTGAAGAACATCAACTCCTTCCGTTTCATCAAGCAGGCAATCGAGTACGAGGTCGAGCGCCAGGCCGAGATCCTCGACGAGGGGGGCCGGGTGATCCAGGAGACCCGCCTCTTCGACAGCAGCAACGGCACCACCCGCTCCATGCGCGGCAAGGAGGAGGCTCACGACTATCGCTATTTCCCCGATCCCGACCTGGTGCCCCTCGTGGTCTCCGAGGAGTGGATCGAGAGGGTGCGGGGCGAGTTGCCCGAGCTGCCCGAAGCCAAGCTCGAGCGCTTTGTCCGGGAGTACGGACTTCCCCGCTACGACGCCGAGGTGCTCTGCGCCGACCGGGCGGTGGCCGATTACTTCGACGCCGTCGTGGAGCGCCACGCCAACCCCAAGGCCTGCGCCAACTGGGTGATGGGCGAGGTCAAGCGGCGGCTCAACGAAGAGGCGATCGCCATCTCCTCCGCTCCGGTGAGCGCGCCCCTGCTCGCCGGCCTGCTCGCCCGCATTGACGACAACACCATCTCCGGCAAGATCGCCAAGACGGTCTTCGAGGAGATGTGGAAGAGCGGCGAAGAGGCCGACGCGATCATCGAGGAAAAGGGGCTCAAGCAGGTCACCGACACCGGCGCCATCGAGACGATCGTCGATGCGGTGATCGCCGCCAACCCGTCCCAGGTCGAGCAGTTCCGGGGCGGCAAGGAAAAGCTGATCGGCTTCTTCGTCGGTCAGGTGATGAAGGAGAGCCGGGGCAAGGCCAATCCGGGGACCGTCAACGAACTGCTGATGAAGAAGCTCAAGGGGTAA
- the gatA gene encoding Asp-tRNA(Asn)/Glu-tRNA(Gln) amidotransferase subunit GatA → MELTELTLRELQRMLADKKVSSAELTRAFLARIAEADARVNAYVTVCEDQALAAAAEADRRIAAGEAGPLTGIPVALKDIFNTEGVRTTCASKILDNYVAPYDATAWARLKQSGAVLLGKLNMDEFAMGSSNENSAYGPTRNPWNPETVPGGSSGGSAACVAARMAAAALGTDTGGSIRQPASHCGVVGLKPTYGRVSRYGVIAYASSLDQVGPVARDVEDCAAMLQAVAGHDPADSTSVDTPVPDYLESLREGVKGLRIGQPKEYFIEGLDPDVKAAVEGAIAVYRSLGAEFVEVSLPHTDYAVACYYLIATAEASSNLARYDGVRYGERVDEGGGLIDMYNRSRAAGFGDEVKRRIMLGTYALSSGYYDAYYLKAQKVRTLVRQDFLDAFAKVDVLLTPVAPTPAFNIGEKTGDPLQMYLSDIFTIPVNLAGTCGMSLPCGLSAGGLPVGLQLVGKPFGEADILRAGHAFEQATVWHEKKADI, encoded by the coding sequence ATGGAATTGACCGAACTGACCCTTCGCGAGCTGCAGCGGATGCTCGCCGACAAGAAGGTCTCCTCCGCCGAGCTGACCCGGGCGTTTCTGGCCCGGATCGCCGAGGCCGACGCCCGGGTGAACGCCTACGTCACCGTGTGCGAGGATCAGGCGCTGGCCGCCGCCGCCGAAGCCGACCGGCGCATCGCCGCCGGCGAGGCCGGCCCCCTGACCGGCATCCCCGTGGCCCTCAAGGACATTTTCAACACCGAGGGGGTCCGCACGACCTGCGCGTCCAAAATCCTCGACAACTACGTCGCCCCCTACGACGCCACCGCCTGGGCCCGGCTCAAGCAGAGCGGCGCCGTCCTGCTCGGCAAGCTCAACATGGACGAGTTCGCCATGGGCTCCTCCAACGAGAACAGCGCCTATGGCCCGACCCGCAACCCCTGGAACCCGGAGACCGTCCCCGGCGGCTCCTCTGGCGGCAGCGCGGCCTGCGTGGCCGCCCGAATGGCGGCGGCGGCCCTCGGTACCGATACCGGCGGCTCCATCCGCCAGCCCGCCTCCCACTGCGGGGTGGTCGGTCTCAAGCCGACCTACGGCCGGGTCTCCCGCTACGGGGTCATCGCCTATGCCTCTTCCCTCGACCAGGTCGGGCCGGTGGCCCGCGACGTGGAGGACTGCGCCGCCATGCTTCAGGCGGTGGCCGGTCACGATCCCGCCGACTCCACCTCCGTCGACACCCCGGTCCCCGACTACCTGGAATCTCTCCGGGAGGGGGTCAAGGGACTTCGGATCGGCCAGCCGAAAGAATACTTCATCGAGGGCCTCGACCCCGACGTCAAGGCCGCCGTGGAGGGGGCCATCGCCGTTTACCGGAGCCTGGGGGCGGAGTTCGTCGAGGTCAGCCTGCCCCATACCGACTACGCCGTGGCCTGCTACTACCTCATCGCCACCGCCGAGGCCTCGAGCAACCTCGCCCGCTACGACGGGGTGCGCTACGGGGAGCGGGTCGACGAGGGCGGCGGACTCATCGACATGTACAACCGCAGCCGGGCCGCCGGCTTCGGCGACGAGGTCAAGCGGCGCATCATGCTCGGCACCTACGCCCTCTCCTCCGGCTACTACGACGCCTACTACCTCAAGGCCCAGAAGGTGCGCACCCTGGTCCGTCAGGACTTCCTCGATGCCTTCGCCAAGGTCGACGTGCTGCTCACCCCGGTGGCGCCCACCCCCGCCTTCAACATCGGCGAGAAGACCGGTGACCCCCTGCAGATGTACCTCTCGGACATCTTCACCATTCCCGTCAATCTGGCGGGCACCTGCGGCATGAGCCTGCCCTGCGGCCTCTCCGCCGGCGGGCTTCCGGTCGGTTTGCAGCTGGTCGGCAAGCCTTTCGGAGAGGCGGACATCCTGCGCGCCGGGCACGCCTTCGAGCAGGCGACCGTGTGGCACGAGAAAAAGGCGGACATCTAG
- the gatC gene encoding Asp-tRNA(Asn)/Glu-tRNA(Gln) amidotransferase subunit GatC has translation MKITREQVEHVARLARLALKPEEIGALTGQMDAILGYVEKLNELDTEGILPTAHAVPMENAFREDAVRPSIGLEKALRNAPEPDPAGFRVPKVIE, from the coding sequence ATGAAGATCACCCGCGAACAGGTGGAGCATGTCGCGCGCCTGGCCAGGCTCGCCCTGAAGCCCGAGGAGATAGGGGCCCTGACCGGCCAGATGGACGCCATCCTCGGCTACGTGGAGAAGCTCAACGAGCTCGACACCGAGGGCATCCTGCCCACCGCCCATGCCGTGCCGATGGAGAACGCCTTTCGCGAGGATGCGGTGCGACCCTCCATCGGCCTGGAGAAGGCCCTGCGCAACGCCCCCGAGCCTGACCCGGCCGGTTTCCGGGTTCCCAAGGTCATTGAATAA
- a CDS encoding OmpA family protein — translation MKRLLTCVALASLIVAGCAQAPTKAQQGAAIGAGTGAAVGAGLGQLIGGDTEATLIGAGVGAGLGGIAGGSIGRYMDQQEASMRQAVAGMEGANIQRNANLLAVTFKSDVLFDVGSSSLKPGSYDEMHRVAQVLNQYPQTTILVAGHTDSSGSEQFNQQLSERRAMTVKNTLVGQGVNPARMTTIGFGESKPIADNGSEYGRQLNRRVAITITPQQ, via the coding sequence ATGAAAAGACTCTTGACCTGCGTCGCCCTGGCATCTCTCATCGTTGCGGGTTGCGCCCAGGCGCCGACCAAGGCCCAGCAGGGCGCCGCCATCGGGGCCGGCACCGGCGCCGCGGTCGGGGCCGGGCTCGGCCAGCTCATCGGCGGCGACACCGAGGCGACCCTGATCGGCGCGGGCGTGGGGGCCGGCCTCGGCGGTATCGCCGGAGGCTCGATCGGCAGGTACATGGACCAGCAGGAAGCCTCCATGCGCCAGGCCGTCGCCGGGATGGAGGGCGCCAACATCCAGCGCAACGCCAACCTGCTGGCCGTGACCTTCAAGTCCGACGTGCTGTTCGACGTCGGCTCCTCGTCCCTGAAGCCGGGCTCCTACGACGAGATGCACCGTGTCGCCCAGGTGCTCAACCAGTACCCCCAGACCACCATTTTGGTCGCCGGGCACACCGACAGCAGCGGCTCGGAGCAGTTCAACCAGCAGCTCTCCGAGCGCCGCGCCATGACCGTGAAGAACACCCTCGTCGGCCAGGGGGTCAACCCTGCGCGCATGACCACCATCGGTTTTGGCGAAAGCAAGCCGATCGCCGACAACGGCAGCGAGTACGGCCGCCAGCTCAACCGGCGGGTAGCGATCACCATCACCCCCCAGCAGTAA
- the tatA gene encoding twin-arginine translocase TatA/TatE family subunit has translation MFGLGTQELIIILVLVLIIFGAGKLPQVGGALGKGLRNFKQGVKEAEGEQEDDKHLEDKKEE, from the coding sequence ATGTTCGGTCTTGGCACTCAGGAACTGATTATCATCCTCGTTTTGGTCCTCATCATCTTCGGAGCCGGCAAGCTTCCCCAGGTCGGCGGCGCCCTCGGCAAGGGGCTGCGCAATTTCAAGCAGGGAGTGAAGGAGGCCGAAGGGGAGCAAGAGGACGACAAGCATCTGGAGGACAAGAAGGAGGAGTAG
- a CDS encoding ArsJ-associated glyceraldehyde-3-phosphate dehydrogenase translates to MGIRVGINGFGRMGRLALRAAWDWPELDIVHVNEVKGGPEAAAHLVEFDSVHGRWARQVAAAEKSIVIDGVEVGFSGHPTPGEVPWAEAGVDIVIEASGRFRTPELLQPYFDRGVRKVIVAAPVKEGALNVVVGVNDGLYDPARHHLLTAASCTTNCLAPVVKVLQEKIGIARGAFTTIHDMTNTQILVDAPHKDLRRARAASLSLIPTTTGSATAIALIYPELKGKLNGHAVRVPLLNASLTDAVFEMTRPVTAEEVNGLFREAAGTSLEGILGIEERPLVSVDFKSDPRSAIVDALSTMVVDGTQLKVLVWYDNEMGYVHRMMELCRKVALAL, encoded by the coding sequence ATGGGCATACGCGTAGGCATCAACGGTTTCGGCCGCATGGGGCGCCTCGCCCTGAGGGCCGCCTGGGACTGGCCGGAGCTTGACATCGTTCACGTCAACGAGGTCAAGGGCGGCCCGGAGGCCGCCGCCCACCTGGTCGAGTTCGACTCGGTGCACGGCCGCTGGGCGCGGCAGGTGGCAGCGGCGGAGAAGAGCATCGTCATCGACGGCGTGGAGGTCGGCTTCTCCGGGCACCCTACGCCCGGGGAGGTCCCCTGGGCCGAGGCCGGGGTCGACATCGTCATCGAGGCCTCGGGCAGGTTCCGCACCCCGGAGCTGCTGCAGCCCTATTTCGACCGGGGGGTGAGAAAGGTCATCGTCGCCGCTCCCGTGAAAGAAGGCGCCCTGAACGTCGTGGTGGGGGTCAACGACGGCCTCTACGACCCCGCCAGGCACCACCTGCTCACCGCCGCCTCCTGCACCACCAACTGCCTGGCCCCGGTGGTCAAGGTGCTGCAGGAGAAGATCGGCATCGCCCGCGGGGCGTTCACCACCATCCACGACATGACCAACACCCAGATCCTCGTCGATGCGCCGCACAAGGACCTGCGCCGGGCCCGGGCCGCGAGCCTCTCCCTGATCCCCACGACCACCGGCTCGGCCACCGCCATCGCCCTCATCTACCCCGAACTCAAGGGAAAGCTCAACGGCCACGCGGTGCGCGTCCCCCTGCTCAACGCCTCGCTCACCGACGCGGTTTTCGAGATGACGCGGCCGGTCACCGCCGAGGAGGTCAACGGCCTGTTCCGCGAGGCGGCCGGCACCTCTCTCGAGGGGATCCTCGGCATCGAGGAGCGGCCCCTGGTTTCGGTCGACTTCAAGAGCGACCCGCGCTCGGCGATCGTCGATGCCCTCTCCACCATGGTCGTGGACGGCACCCAGCTCAAGGTGCTGGTCTGGTACGACAACGAGATGGGCTACGTTCACCGGATGATGGAGCTGTGCCGGAAAGTCGCGCTGGCTCTTTGA
- a CDS encoding cytochrome c biogenesis protein CcdA — translation METLLADHPLLAIGAALAGGILSSASPCVLAIVPLVVGFVGGYADGDRRKAWSYSAAFVLGLSATFTAFGAAAAYLGTLFGDIGRFWPLAVAGLAVLMGLSLMGLFTVRLPFPEGLKTSRKGLLGALIMGLLFGLASSPCATPVLVVLLAFVAGGGDVLYGTLLLFAYALGHSVLLLVAGASAGLVEAFAKNRGLSGFSVWSRRLSGAAIALGGVYLFYQRW, via the coding sequence GTGGAAACTCTCCTTGCGGACCATCCTCTGCTCGCCATCGGAGCCGCCCTTGCCGGCGGCATCCTGTCCTCGGCGTCCCCCTGCGTGCTGGCCATCGTCCCCCTGGTGGTCGGGTTCGTCGGCGGGTACGCGGACGGGGACCGCAGGAAGGCCTGGAGCTATTCGGCGGCCTTCGTTCTCGGCCTGTCTGCCACCTTCACCGCTTTCGGGGCGGCGGCCGCTTACCTCGGCACCCTCTTCGGCGACATCGGCCGGTTCTGGCCCCTGGCGGTCGCCGGCCTGGCGGTCCTCATGGGTTTGAGCCTGATGGGGCTTTTCACGGTGCGACTTCCTTTCCCTGAGGGTCTGAAAACCTCGCGAAAGGGGCTGCTGGGCGCCCTGATCATGGGATTGCTCTTCGGCCTGGCCTCCTCTCCCTGCGCCACGCCGGTTCTGGTGGTGTTGCTGGCTTTTGTCGCCGGCGGCGGCGACGTGCTCTACGGGACCCTGCTCCTGTTCGCCTACGCCCTCGGCCACAGCGTCCTCCTTCTGGTGGCCGGGGCCAGCGCCGGCCTGGTGGAGGCTTTTGCCAAGAACCGGGGGTTGAGCGGCTTCTCTGTCTGGAGCAGGCGACTGAGCGGCGCGGCCATCGCCCTCGGGGGAGTCTACCTCTTCTACCAGCGATGGTAG
- a CDS encoding thioredoxin family protein, translated as MAFKVFPALLVGLLLAMGASAEQAPRGEGSAETIKAARASGRPAMVDFGAGTCVPCKKMKPILEQAEKDYAGRAAIIFVDVHEEGDVARPYGIRLIPTQIFFDPAGREVSRHVGFMDREGIDGNLKGLLPR; from the coding sequence ATGGCGTTCAAGGTATTTCCGGCGCTGCTGGTCGGGCTTCTGTTGGCGATGGGAGCCTCGGCGGAGCAGGCGCCGCGGGGTGAGGGTTCCGCGGAAACCATCAAGGCTGCTCGCGCTTCGGGGCGGCCTGCCATGGTCGATTTCGGCGCGGGAACCTGCGTTCCCTGCAAGAAGATGAAACCCATCCTGGAGCAGGCGGAAAAGGACTATGCCGGAAGGGCCGCGATCATTTTCGTGGACGTTCACGAGGAGGGGGACGTCGCCAGGCCCTACGGGATTCGCTTGATACCGACGCAGATTTTCTTCGATCCCGCCGGCAGGGAGGTGTCTCGGCACGTGGGGTTCATGGACCGGGAGGGTATCGACGGAAACCTGAAAGGGCTTCTGCCGCGCTAG
- a CDS encoding thioredoxin family protein translates to MKIEVLGPGCKNCKTLFENARKAVSETGVAAEVVKVEEMQKILAYGILKTPGLAIDGQIKFSGRVASAEEIKTFLE, encoded by the coding sequence ATGAAAATCGAAGTGCTCGGTCCCGGCTGCAAAAACTGCAAGACTCTGTTCGAGAACGCCCGCAAGGCGGTCAGCGAGACCGGGGTGGCGGCGGAGGTCGTCAAGGTGGAGGAGATGCAGAAAATCCTCGCTTACGGTATCCTGAAGACCCCGGGGCTGGCGATCGACGGGCAGATCAAATTCAGCGGCCGGGTCGCTTCGGCCGAAGAGATCAAGACGTTTCTGGAATAG
- a CDS encoding permease translates to MFFPFEWIAEFLVVRLLDLSTETRLGGALHFFVYDTLKIFFLLAVIVFAVALVRSFFPPEKTKRILSHRREYVGNGAAALLGVVTPFCSCSAVPLFIGFVESGVPLGVTFSFLISSPMVNEVALILLYGLFGWKIAALYLGTGLTVAVVAGIVIGRLKLESHVEEYVYQMQVGSAEVAAPPWRERFAYARQYTGEIFAKIWLYVVVGIGVGGFIHGYVPEDFLLAYAGPDNPFAVPLAVVLGVPLYSNAAGVIPIVHALMAKGMSLGTVLAFMMAVTALSLPEMVILRKVLKPRLLAVFVGIMTVAIIGVGYLFNLVL, encoded by the coding sequence ATGTTCTTTCCCTTTGAATGGATTGCCGAGTTTTTGGTGGTGCGACTGCTCGACCTCTCCACGGAGACCCGCCTGGGGGGGGCGCTGCACTTTTTCGTCTACGACACCCTGAAGATCTTCTTCCTGCTGGCGGTCATCGTCTTCGCGGTGGCCCTGGTACGCTCCTTTTTCCCTCCCGAGAAGACCAAGCGCATCCTTTCCCACCGGCGGGAGTACGTCGGCAACGGCGCGGCGGCCCTGCTCGGGGTGGTGACCCCCTTCTGCTCCTGTTCCGCCGTCCCCCTTTTCATCGGTTTCGTGGAGTCGGGGGTTCCCCTCGGCGTGACCTTCTCCTTTCTGATCAGCTCCCCGATGGTCAACGAGGTGGCCCTGATCCTGCTCTACGGCCTGTTCGGCTGGAAGATCGCCGCACTCTACCTGGGAACCGGCCTGACCGTGGCGGTCGTGGCCGGCATCGTCATCGGGCGGCTCAAGCTGGAGTCCCACGTCGAGGAGTACGTCTACCAGATGCAGGTCGGAAGCGCGGAGGTCGCTGCACCTCCCTGGCGGGAACGGTTTGCCTACGCCCGGCAGTATACCGGGGAGATCTTCGCCAAGATCTGGCTGTACGTGGTGGTCGGCATCGGGGTCGGCGGCTTCATCCACGGCTACGTGCCGGAGGATTTCCTGCTCGCCTACGCCGGCCCGGATAATCCCTTTGCCGTTCCCCTGGCCGTGGTCCTCGGGGTCCCCCTCTACAGCAACGCCGCCGGGGTGATCCCCATCGTCCACGCCCTGATGGCCAAGGGGATGAGCCTCGGGACGGTCCTGGCCTTCATGATGGCGGTGACGGCCCTGTCCCTTCCCGAGATGGTGATCCTGCGCAAGGTCCTCAAGCCGCGCCTGCTGGCGGTCTTCGTGGGCATCATGACGGTGGCCATCATCGGCGTCGGATACCTCTTCAACCTGGTCCTGTGA